In Panicum virgatum strain AP13 chromosome 4N, P.virgatum_v5, whole genome shotgun sequence, a single window of DNA contains:
- the LOC120670861 gene encoding pectate lyase-like — MEAGFQWWSRPGSLVLYVVVVVLSAAVSSEANIGEFDDYWRQRKLMADAAAEATYKHDPVEVANQLNRAVHRSVEKEEISVRREMMAQKKKGNKHKGPCLATNPIDRCWRCRQDWATDRKRLARCAQGFGRNTTGGLAGKFYVVTDGTDEDVVNPRPGTLRWAVIQYEPLWITFAKTMIISLKEELIIRGDKTIDGRGVQVRIANGSQLTVQFANNVIIHNIHIHDLVSSNKNGGNIRDSPDHFGWRTVSDGDGITVFGSTNVWLDHLSLSNCQDGLIDVIAKSTGVTISNCHMTNHNDVMLFSSSDSHPEDQIMQITVAFNHFGRGLVQRMPRCRWGFFHVVNNDYTHWLMYAIGGSKAPTIISQGNRYIAPPNLAAKQVTKQHDAPESVWKNWVWHSEDDLFMDGAYFTVTGGQINRQFNKKDLIKPKPGSYVTRLTRFSGSLDCRPGKPC, encoded by the exons ATGGAGGCGGGCTTCCAATGGTGGAGCCGACCGGGCTCCTTGGTCCTgtacgtcgtcgtcgtcgtcctgtCCGCGGCCGTGTCGTCTGAGGCCAACATCGGCGAGTTCGACGACTACTGGCGGCAGCGCAAGCTCatggcggacgccgccgcggaggccacCTACAAGCACGATCCGGTGGAGGTCGCCAACCAACTCAACCGCGCCGTCCACAG ATCGGTTGAGAAGGAGGAGATCAGCGTGAGGAGGGAGATGATGGctcagaagaagaagggcaacaAGCACAAGGGGCCGTGCCTGGCGACGAACCCGATAGACCGGTGCTGGCGGTGCCGGCAGGACTGGGCGACGGACCGGAAGCGGCTGGCGCGGTGCGCGCAGGGGTTCGGGCGGAACACCACCGGCGGGCTGGCCGGCAAGTTCTACGTGGTGACGGACGgcaccgacgaggacgtggtgAACCCGCGGCCGGGCACGCTGCGGTGGGCCGTCATCCAGTACGAGCCGCTGTGGATCACCTTCGCCAAGACGATGATCATCTCGCTCAAGGAGGAGCTCATCATCCGCGGCGACAAGACCATCGACGGCCGCGGCGTGCAGGTGCGCATTGCCAACGGCTCGCAGCTGACGGTGCAGTTCGCCAACAACGTCATCATCCACAACATCCACATCCACGACCTCGTCTCCTCCAACAAGAACGGCGGCAACATCCGGGACTCGCCGGACCACTTCGGCTGGCGCACCGTCTCCGACGGCGACGGCATCACCGTCTTCGGGTCCACCAACGTGTGGCTCGACCACCTCTCGCTCTCCAACTGCCAGGACGGCCTCATCGACGTCATCGCCAAGTCCACCGGCGTCACCATCTCCAACTGCCACATGACCAACCACAACGACGTCATGCTCTTCAGCTCCAGCGACAGCCACCCGGAGGACCAGATCATGCAGATCACCGTCGCCTTCAACCACTTCGGCAGAGGACTCGTGCAGAGGATGCCCAG atgcCGGTGGGGATTCTTCCACGTGGTGAACAACGACTACACGCACTGGCTCATGTACGCCATCGGCGGCAGCAAGGCCCCGACCATCATCAGCCAGGGCAATCGGTACATCGCGCCGCCCAACCTCGCCGCCAAGCAGGTGACCAAGCAGCACGACGCGCCGGAGTCGGTGTGGAAGAACTGGGTGTGGCACTCGGAGGACGACCTCTTCATGGACGGCGCCTACTTCACCGTCACCGGCGGCCAGATCAACCGGCAGTTCAACAAGAAGGACCTCATCAAGCCCAAGCCCGGCTCCTATGTCACCAGGCTCACGCGCTTCAGCGGCTCCCTCGACTGCAGGCCCGGCAAGCCCTGCTAG
- the LOC120669375 gene encoding translation initiation factor IF-2-like: MAGLLTLARQAPPRPRAPHATRPSARPSGAAGQHATRAPPGPPRCGRGEHASPECSGPIGEHAIAPSAGPSRYGRGKDIGASSAGHSGPGGEHVGELHGAAAFASSSGRRGGMGPAASSEAKQGRHGGRERERTGWRG, encoded by the coding sequence ATGGCGGGTCTTCTCACGCTCGCCCGCCAGGCTCCGCCTCGCCCCCGCGCTCCCCACGCGACCAGGCCCTCCGCCAGGCCATCCGGCGCCGCGGGCCAGCACGCGACGCGCGCTCCGCCGGGCCCTCCCCGGTGCGGGCGAGGCGAGCACGCCTCGCCCGAGTGCTCCGGCCCCATTGGCGAGCACGCCATCGCTCCCTCCGCCGGGCCCTCCCGATACGGGCGAGGCAAGGACATCGGCGCGAGCTCGGCCGGGCACTCCGGCCCCGGGGGCGAGCACGTCGGTGAGCTTCATGGGGCGGCGGCGTTCGCGAGCTCCAGTGGAAGGCGAGGAGGCatggggccggcggcgagctccgaggCGAAGCAGGGGAGGCATGGGGGGAGAGAAAGGGAGAGAACGGGATGGAGGGGCTGA
- the LOC120670932 gene encoding uncharacterized protein LOC120670932 — protein sequence MARPPPQILPLLVLLLVSLFAPATTAAAFSGLDAFLASAAARDPSAGNDTFAALPAGLRRALSAPTPLLPSRLLSLTAAVPVHVRLAGDSFPASSGRSLPSLVNAAVSSAPFLSSRRPHRLAVSHTLHLDVTGPVAASKLANAAGNAVRAHLDKSPAPFHTNALSGVPFSLVDDLVAEDYRVLAGSGPAEAIYIYLLDLGPQPRQYAYTAAASGTDASSPGYSRCLGPVWTGKDRYIWIDLGAGPVNYGPALSGDGVLPRGEFHPLATLHGRPKSEKALLADLASLVLSAYKSLLVPSLRIPVHYDNSLLIRFVHIHGDRKEPEGLDFRVIEQSIRDGDLPYSGQSLKFDLHTVRYSECPICSFAIARSTNSFTSRFLFENYTLIVNEYLDSKRLRQVLSDSSDEVHRLAGVHENDEHDKVVTVFVFDLDYNKLLPLDRYHQAVAFGDMVVAVRTRSSQTVSDYTCNGRHVLTMTRNLERPIIGSVLQSMWGVSPTHQSWSPEHNATVVDYTWSTGHTPFGPFSETKSLSFVQKDAAHRNVLLSTLNYTITSTIYVLESMAAHGGENILLRKKRHVEFIQRWNLLTYKLDKVVSAMSRLDYEKAMYLLRSSDHDLYEIHSLVYQASQELEATLVCFKDPPFPWVSVSMSGVFVFGFFYMYSKRDKLFRSKRKQF from the coding sequence ATGGCTCGACCTCCACCCCAGATCCTacccctcctcgtcctcctccttgtCTCTCTCTTCGCCCCAGCCACAACCGCGGCCGCGTTCTCGGGCCTCGACGCCTTcctcgcgtcggcggcggcgcgcgacccATCCGCCGGCAACGACACCTTCGccgccctccccgccggcctccgccgcgcgctctCCGCCCCGACCCCGCTCCTCCCCTCCCGCCTCCtctccctcaccgccgccgtccctgTCCACGTCCGCCTCGCGGGGGACTCCTTCCCGGCCTCCTCCGGGcggtccctcccctccctcgtcaacgccgccgtctcctccgcccccttcctctccagccgccgcccgcaccgcctcgcggtcTCCCACACCCTCCACCTTGACGTCACCGGCCCCGTCGCCGCGTCCAAGCTCGCCAACGCCGCCGGCAACGCCGTCCGCGCGCACCTCGACAAATCCCCCGCACCCTTCCACACCAACGCGCTCTCCGGCGTTCCCTTCTCGCTCGTTGACGACCTCGTCGCCGAGGACTACCGCGTGCTCGCTGGTTCCGGACCCGCTGAGGCCATCTACATCTACTTGCTCGACCTCGGCCCGCAGCCGCGCCAGTATGCCTACACTGCGGCCGCCTCCGGCACTGACGCCTCCTCTCCCGGGTATTCCCGCTGCCTTGGTCCCGTGTGGACAGGCAAGGATCGGTACATCTGGATCGACCTTGGTGCCGGCCCGGTGAACTATGGCCCGGCGCTCTCTGGCGATGGTGTGCTCCCCCGTGGTGAGTTCCACCCTCTTGCCACCCTTCACGGTCGGCCCAAGTCGGAGAAAGCTCTCCTCGCTGATCTGGCATCGCTTGTGCTCAGTGCTTACAAGTCTTTACTAGTGCCGTCACTCAGAATTCCAGTGCATTATGACAACTCATTGCTTATTCGGTTCGTTCACATCCATGGGGACCGGAAGGAACCTGAGGGACTTGACTTCCGTGTGATAGAGCAGTCAATTCGAGATGGGGATCTACCTTATAGTGGGCAGAGCTTGAAGTTTGATTTGCACACGGTCAGGTACTCTGAATGCCCGATTTGCTCATTTGCAATTGCCCGGTCGACAAACTCATTTACATCAAGGTTCCTGTTTGAAAATTACACACTGATAGTGAATGAGTACTTGGATTCCAAGCGGTTGAGGCAGGTGCTGTCGGACTCGTCGGATGAGGTACATCGACTGGCTGGTGTTCATGAAAATGATGAACATGACAAGGTGGTGACAGTTTTTGTGTTTGATTTGGATTACAATAAGCTTTTGCCACTGGATAGGTACCACCAGGCAGTGGCATTCGGGGATATGGTGGTTGCTGTGAGGACGAGGAGCTCACAAACTGTAAGTGACTACACCTGTAATGGTCGACATGTGCTTACAATGACTAGAAACCTTGAGCGTCCAATTATTGGGTCAGTTCTGCAGAGCATGTGGGGGGTTTCACCCACACATCAGTCATGGAGTCCTGAGCATAATGCTACAGTTGTTGATTACACTTGGAGCACTGGGCATACACCATTTGGTCCTTTTTCAGAGACCAAATCACTGTCTTTTGTGCAGAAAGATGCAGCTCATAGGAATGTTCTCCTTAGCACCCTGAACTACACAATCACTAGCACAATTTATGTTTTAGAGTCAATGGCAGCGCATGGTGGGGAGAACATACTTCTTAGAAAGAAAAGGCATGTTGAATTCATTCAGAGGTGGAATTTGCTCACATATAAATTGGACAAGGTGGTTTCAGCCATGTCACGCTTGGACTATGAGAAGGCAATGTACCTTTTGAGATCTTCGGACCATGATCTGTATGAAATTCACTCATTGGTTTATCAGGCATCCCAGGAGCTTGAGGctacactggtttgcttcaaaGATCCACCATTCCCTTGGGTCTCAGTTTCCATGTCTGGAGTGTTTGTTTTTGGTTTCTTTTATATGTACTCAAAAAGGGATAAATTATTTAGGAGCAAAAGGAAACAGTTTTGA